Below is a window of Candidatus Methylomirabilota bacterium DNA.
ACGAGGAAGCATGGCCACCCGCTCCCAACGCGTGTGCTCGAGCACGGTCTCGACATCGGGGGCACCGAGACCGAGCGCGCGCAAGCGCGTGTCGAGACCGCAGCGCTCCATGAGGTCGGCGAGGCGGGCGACGCCGTCGTCCAGGTGGGAGACTCCCAGGGCGCGCCAGAGCGCCGGGAGCTTTTCGGGAATTGCGGGGGCGGTCCACCGGAGGAACGACGGGAGTGTGATCGCGACGGCCTGGCCGTGGCTCACGTCCCAGAAGAGCGTGAGGGGGCTTCCGACGGCGTGACAGACGTTGGGGCGGCTGTGAGTGTACGCGACGCCGGAGACCGTGGCGGCCAGGGCGCAGGCCGACCGGGCGTCCGCGTCGCCGCCGTTGCACGACGATTCGAGGTTCTCGGCGAGCATCCGGATGGCCGTCAGGGCCAGCGCGTCGGAGACCGGCGCCGCCTCCCGCGACCAGTAGGACTCGATGGCGCTGGTGAGCGCATCCAGGCCGGTCACGGCCGCCAGGCGCCGCGGCATCGCCATGGCGAGGTCGGGGTCGACGATGGCCGCTCGCGGGAACAGCAAGGTGCTCGCGTGATGTATGGAGCGCTTCCCTGCCATGTCCCAGAGCGTCGCGAACGGCGTGACTTCACTGCTGCTCCCGGACGTCGTCGGCACCGTGACCACGGGGAGTCCCGGCTGCCCGATCGTCGCCAGCCGCGCCGCCAGATCCCGCGCCGTCCCCGGGTGGATCGCCAGGAGCGCCACGAGCTTGGCGACGTCCAGGGCGCTGCCCCCGCCGATCCCGACGATCACCTCGGCCGCGCCGCGCCGACAGGCGTCGACTGCGGTATCGACGACGCCGGGCGCCGGGAAGGGCGGGACCGCGTCGAACAGGGTGATCCGCCGCGGGCCGACGGCTTCGAGCACCCGGTCGAGCACACCCCGGGCCCGCAGGCTCTGCCGGCCCGTCACCAAGAAGACGCGCGCGCCGGGTTCCCCCGCGTCGTCGATGACGGAAGGCAGCCGCGAGAGTGCGCCGACCCCGAAAACGATCCGGGTCGGGTGAAACCACGTGAAGGGCGCCCACGATGGCGGCATCGGCTCGGGCTCTGCGTCCAGCGCCCTATGATGGGGCCGGCCGCCGTGGAGATCAACCGGGGTCCGTGAGAAAGAGCCGGTGCCCCGATGCCCCGCCGACCCGGGCGGACGGGCAAGGGCTCCGTGGTGACCGGCAAGACCCTTGACAGGGTCGCCCGGGACTTCTTACACTCCGGCCCAGGTTGACCCAACCGCTTCACGTGGGACGGGAGGTGAGCGCGATGACCTGGGAGACCCCGGCCTTCGAAGAAGTGAAGATGGACGCGGAGATCAACTCGTATCAGGACGACTTCGACCGGGACGATCTCGACGGCTCCTAACCGCCAAGCGCGCATCGAGAGACGGCCCTTCTGATCGGCCCCGGGCCGACGGGAAGGGCTGCGCCGTCTCCGGGGGTCGATCGTGCTGATCCGAGTGCTGGGCTCGGCCGCCGGGGGCGGTTTTCCGCAGTGGAACTGCGGGTGCGGCAACTGCCGGGGAGTCCGCGACGGGGCGATCCGGGCGAGGCCCCGCACCCAGGAGTCGGTGGCCCTGAGCGCGGATGGCCGGACCTGGTTTCTCCTCAACGTGTCTCCCGAGGTCCGGACTCAGATCGAGAGCTTCCCGCCGCTCCACCCTCGCGGGCCGCGCCACTCACCGATCGCGGGCATCGTCCTCACCAACGGGGATCTCGACCACTGCCTGGGGCTGCTGTCCCTCCGGGAGTCGCATCCGCTCGTGATCTACGCCACCGAGGCCGTGCGGCGTGGCTTCACGGAAGGGAATGTGCTCTACCGCACGCTCGAGCGGTTCCCGTCCTCAACCGGTACTACTACCAGACACGTATTCCCATCAAGGATGCCATCATCCTGTCCCGGTCCGAGGATCCGGCCTTCCGCCGGATGTGGATCCATCGCATCCGCGATCACGACGGCGACGGGCCGGGCGAGGGAGGTCTCGAGCTCTGGCTGCGACTGGCCGAGGGCGTGGGGCTCGATCGCGACGAGGTGGCGAGTTGCCGCTCGGTGCTCCCCGGGGTGCGGTTCGCCTGTGACGGCTACGTGGAGCTGGTCAGCCGGCGGAGTCTGGTCGAGGCGGTGGCCGCGTCGCTCACCGAGTTCTTCGCTCCCGACCTGATGCAAAAGCGCGTGCTGGCCTGGGAGCGGCACTACCCGTGGGTCAGCCAGGACATGCTGGAGTATTTCCGCTCGCGGGTGCCGCGAGCCCGGCGCGACGCCGAGGAAGCGATCGACTTCGTCGTGCGCCAGGCCACGACCTACGAGCTGCAGGCCCGGTGCGTGGCGGCATTGATCCGCAAGACGGAGATCCTCGGGCACCTCCTCGACTGCCTCTACGCGGCGTACGTCGAGCCGGGCTGGGGGCCGGCCGGGGGCGTGGCGTGACGTCGGCCGACACGCGTCCCCGGCTGGCCCCCAAGGCGCGGCTCCGCTTCGACCGGAAGTCGGGCCAGTACATGCTGCTCTACCCGGAGCGGGGACTCGTCCTGAACGCGACGGCGAGCGACATTCTCCAGCTCTGTACCGGCGAGCACACCGTGGAGGCCATCGTCGATCATCTGGCGGCGAAGTACGGGACGGAACCTCGAGAGGTCGTCGAGCGCCAGGTGCGGGAGTTTCTCGCGTCGATGGCCGCCCGGGGGCTCGTGCGCGACGCGCGATGACCGATCACTATCGGCCCTACACCCTGGTCGCCGAGCTGACCTACAGGTGTCCGCTGCGCTGCGTCTACTGCTCGAACCCGCTCGACTGGCCGCGCCACGCCGAGGAACTGGACACGGCCACCTGGCTCCGCGTCTTCGCCGAAGCCGAGGAGCTCGGCGTCGTCCAGCTCAACCTCACCGGTGGCGAGCCGCTCGTCCGGGAGGACCTCGAGACGATGATCGCCCGCGCCCGAGGCCTCGACCTCTACACCAATCTCATCACCAGCGGCATCCCGCTCACTCGCGAGCGCCTGCGCGCGTTCCGGGAGCTCGGGCTCGACGCCGTGCAGCTCTCGATCCAGGACGTCGCCGGCGCACCGTCGGATCGAATCGCCGGGCTCCGATCCTTCGACCGCAAGCTCGAGGTCGCCGCCTGGGTGAAGGAGCTCGGCT
It encodes the following:
- a CDS encoding iron-containing alcohol dehydrogenase gives rise to the protein MPPSWAPFTWFHPTRIVFGVGALSRLPSVIDDAGEPGARVFLVTGRQSLRARGVLDRVLEAVGPRRITLFDAVPPFPAPGVVDTAVDACRRGAAEVIVGIGGGSALDVAKLVALLAIHPGTARDLAARLATIGQPGLPVVTVPTTSGSSSEVTPFATLWDMAGKRSIHHASTLLFPRAAIVDPDLAMAMPRRLAAVTGLDALTSAIESYWSREAAPVSDALALTAIRMLAENLESSCNGGDADARSACALAATVSGVAYTHSRPNVCHAVGSPLTLFWDVSHGQAVAITLPSFLRWTAPAIPEKLPALWRALGVSHLDDGVARLADLMERCGLDTRLRALGLGAPDVETVLEHTRWERVAMLPRPLGRDEARAILQALL
- a CDS encoding pyrroloquinoline quinone biosynthesis protein C, translated to MKDAIILSRSEDPAFRRMWIHRIRDHDGDGPGEGGLELWLRLAEGVGLDRDEVASCRSVLPGVRFACDGYVELVSRRSLVEAVAASLTEFFAPDLMQKRVLAWERHYPWVSQDMLEYFRSRVPRARRDAEEAIDFVVRQATTYELQARCVAALIRKTEILGHLLDCLYAAYVEPGWGPAGGVA
- the pqqA gene encoding pyrroloquinoline quinone precursor peptide PqqA; its protein translation is MTWETPAFEEVKMDAEINSYQDDFDRDDLDGS
- the pqqD gene encoding pyrroloquinoline quinone biosynthesis peptide chaperone PqqD; translated protein: MTSADTRPRLAPKARLRFDRKSGQYMLLYPERGLVLNATASDILQLCTGEHTVEAIVDHLAAKYGTEPREVVERQVREFLASMAARGLVRDAR